One Aerococcus urinaeequi DNA segment encodes these proteins:
- a CDS encoding rhodanese-related sulfurtransferase, whose protein sequence is MNNNEFQVLLYYKYVPIKDAEQFAKDELQFCKSLGLKGRILIGDEGINGTVSGPKEATERYMEHMHAMEEFSDLWFKINEADDYAHKKMFVRYREEIVSLNLEEDLNPNELSGTHLDPADFREAMLDEDTVLLDTRNDYEYDLGHFKGAIRPDIRNFRELPEWVRENKEKFMDKKVLVYCTGGVRCEKFSGWMIREGIENVSQLNGGIENYGQDDETRGDLWEGKMYVFDDRISVPINHVDPSIVGKDYFDGTPCERYVNCGNPECNKQILASEENQEKHLGGCTHECRVHPRNRYVQAKGWSHDEIVARLAAIGEELTVEA, encoded by the coding sequence ATGAATAATAACGAATTCCAGGTACTACTTTACTATAAATATGTACCTATTAAAGATGCAGAACAATTCGCCAAAGACGAATTACAATTCTGTAAATCACTCGGCTTAAAAGGCCGTATTTTAATTGGTGATGAAGGGATCAATGGTACTGTATCTGGGCCAAAAGAAGCGACTGAACGCTACATGGAACATATGCATGCTATGGAAGAATTTTCTGACCTATGGTTTAAAATTAACGAAGCGGATGACTACGCACACAAAAAAATGTTCGTACGTTACCGTGAAGAAATCGTTTCTTTAAACTTAGAAGAAGATTTAAACCCTAACGAATTATCTGGTACCCACTTAGATCCAGCTGATTTCCGTGAAGCAATGTTAGATGAAGATACTGTTTTATTAGATACACGAAACGACTATGAGTATGATCTTGGTCACTTCAAAGGCGCTATCCGCCCTGATATCCGTAACTTCCGTGAATTACCTGAATGGGTACGCGAAAACAAAGAAAAATTCATGGACAAAAAAGTCCTTGTTTACTGTACTGGTGGCGTACGTTGTGAGAAATTCTCAGGTTGGATGATTCGTGAAGGTATCGAAAACGTTAGCCAATTAAACGGTGGTATTGAAAACTACGGTCAAGACGATGAAACTCGTGGCGACTTATGGGAAGGTAAAATGTACGTGTTTGACGACCGCATCTCTGTACCAATCAACCATGTTGACCCATCAATCGTTGGTAAAGACTACTTCGACGGTACACCATGTGAACGTTACGTAAACTGTGGTAACCCTGAATGTAACAAACAAATCTTAGCTTCAGAAGAAAACCAAGAAAAACATCTTGGTGGTTGTACACACGAATGTCGTGTTCACCCACGCAACCGTTACGTACAAGCTAAAGGTTGGTCTCACGATGAAATCGTTGCACGTTTAGCAGCAATCGGTGAAGAACTAACCGTAGAAGCATAA
- a CDS encoding YitT family protein, which yields MKKVLAAIDIQQLFIITLGTLSMTIGLYFFLVPDSLVGGGTGGMAQVLAPFIPLPYSAILFAINIVLLVIGIMVIGKEFGGTTLYSVILYSGFYALFERFVPVTGAVADDPLVNLILGQVLLSTGVGLVFNAGATTGGVDIIAKIMNMYLPITFATGVMISDMIILLANMLVFGIERGLYATIGVLLANVVVDRVITGGSARYNVNITSEIAGEINDFILIELARATTIYTAKGGYTKKSRAVITTVVDREELLRLKNQVTEMDANAFMYVSPVSEVSGRGFSFEVRRKQSRIAKLRARALKGKNSSINN from the coding sequence TTGAAAAAAGTATTAGCAGCTATAGATATTCAGCAATTATTCATCATCACTTTGGGGACTTTAAGCATGACCATTGGTTTGTATTTCTTCTTGGTACCTGATTCCCTTGTCGGTGGGGGTACTGGGGGTATGGCGCAGGTATTGGCACCATTTATTCCGCTACCTTATTCAGCGATCCTTTTTGCCATTAATATAGTCTTACTGGTCATTGGGATTATGGTGATTGGTAAGGAGTTTGGTGGGACAACCCTGTATTCTGTCATCCTCTATTCAGGCTTTTATGCCTTATTCGAACGGTTTGTACCAGTTACAGGGGCAGTTGCTGATGATCCCTTGGTCAACTTGATTTTGGGACAAGTCCTCCTTTCAACTGGTGTCGGCTTAGTTTTTAATGCCGGTGCCACAACTGGTGGGGTAGATATTATTGCCAAAATAATGAACATGTACCTCCCTATCACCTTTGCGACAGGGGTCATGATTTCCGATATGATTATCTTGCTTGCGAATATGCTGGTATTTGGGATTGAACGTGGATTGTATGCCACAATCGGGGTCCTACTGGCCAATGTGGTTGTTGACCGCGTTATCACTGGTGGTTCTGCAAGATACAACGTGAATATTACGTCAGAAATTGCTGGGGAAATCAACGATTTTATTTTGATAGAATTGGCCCGTGCGACAACAATCTATACGGCTAAGGGTGGATATACTAAGAAATCACGTGCGGTGATTACTACAGTTGTTGACCGTGAAGAATTATTACGGTTGAAAAACCAAGTAACTGAAATGGATGCGAATGCTTTTATGTATGTGTCGCCAGTATCTGAAGTGTCTGGGCGCGGATTCTCTTTTGAAGTGAGGAGAAAACAGTCTCGAATTGCTAAACTAAGAGCGCGTGCTTTGAAAGGGAAAAATTCTAGTATCAACAATTAG
- a CDS encoding ABC transporter substrate-binding protein, translating into MKRLSLKKGLVTLVASLAIFAAGCENAEDNGILDIGILSIMDHNSLNDAEQGFIDGMTELGYEEGVDVVYHRMNAQGQQANLYPMAGQLLKNSELVLGIGTPTIQALAVTEEEKPLLFTAVTDPITAGLAESLEGSGRNVTGTSDQMPVEKQVELLISIKPEAEKVGIIYNTGEVNSQIQAEQAEAAIVAAGKTPVIRTVTSTNDVQQALNSVMSEAELLYIPTDNIMAGAASTVGAVSEQYQVPVVAGSIDQVEDGGLATYSLNYYELGRQTAEMAARVIEGEDPSTMPIEQAEELELYVNEDMAEALGVDPDSIQVAE; encoded by the coding sequence ATGAAAAGATTGAGCTTAAAGAAAGGCTTGGTGACATTAGTAGCGAGTTTAGCTATTTTTGCGGCTGGCTGTGAGAATGCTGAAGATAATGGCATTTTAGATATCGGTATTTTATCGATTATGGACCACAATTCCTTAAATGATGCGGAGCAAGGTTTTATTGATGGGATGACCGAATTGGGTTATGAAGAGGGTGTTGATGTGGTTTACCACCGGATGAATGCCCAAGGTCAGCAAGCCAACTTGTATCCAATGGCAGGACAATTGTTGAAGAATTCTGAGCTGGTTTTAGGTATCGGAACGCCAACTATTCAGGCACTAGCCGTGACGGAAGAGGAGAAACCACTCCTTTTTACAGCCGTAACTGACCCTATAACAGCAGGTTTGGCAGAATCACTAGAGGGTTCGGGCCGAAATGTGACAGGAACAAGCGATCAGATGCCGGTTGAGAAGCAAGTTGAGCTCTTAATATCGATTAAACCTGAAGCAGAAAAAGTTGGCATCATCTACAACACGGGTGAGGTCAACTCGCAAATTCAAGCAGAACAAGCTGAAGCAGCCATTGTAGCGGCCGGTAAAACGCCAGTCATTCGTACGGTCACCTCAACTAATGATGTACAACAAGCCTTGAATTCTGTGATGTCAGAAGCGGAACTGTTATATATTCCAACAGATAATATCATGGCAGGGGCAGCGTCAACGGTTGGTGCGGTATCTGAACAATACCAAGTACCGGTTGTTGCTGGATCAATTGACCAAGTGGAAGATGGTGGACTAGCGACTTATTCATTAAACTACTACGAATTGGGCCGTCAAACAGCTGAAATGGCAGCACGGGTAATTGAAGGTGAAGATCCTTCGACCATGCCGATTGAGCAAGCGGAAGAATTAGAATTATACGTAAATGAAGACATGGCGGAAGCGTTGGGCGTCGATCCTGACAGCATCCAAGTGGCAGAATAA
- a CDS encoding GNAT family N-acetyltransferase has protein sequence MNHKGTKTIETQHLLLRKFKTSDAKDMFKNWAGNTADTEFVTWDKHQSVSDSKSILEKWDKRKDRSKTYRWCVEDKSSGEAVGEIVVTEVHKDTQAADLTFCMGQAYKDQGLAKEALENIVHFLFKEVQMNRLSFDQDSRNEADRQLALALNFEYEGLRKAALANNSGISDKALYGAVR, from the coding sequence ATGAATCATAAAGGAACCAAGACAATAGAAACGCAACATCTATTGTTACGTAAGTTCAAAACAAGTGATGCCAAGGACATGTTCAAGAATTGGGCAGGGAATACGGCAGATACAGAATTTGTTACATGGGACAAGCACCAATCCGTTTCTGATAGTAAAAGCATTTTAGAGAAGTGGGATAAACGCAAGGACAGAAGTAAAACCTACAGATGGTGTGTGGAAGACAAATCTTCTGGAGAAGCGGTAGGAGAAATCGTAGTGACTGAAGTGCATAAAGACACCCAGGCTGCAGACTTAACCTTCTGTATGGGTCAAGCCTATAAAGACCAAGGTTTGGCGAAGGAAGCTTTAGAAAATATTGTGCATTTCTTGTTTAAAGAAGTGCAAATGAACCGTTTGTCTTTTGATCAAGATAGTCGAAATGAAGCTGACAGACAACTGGCTTTAGCCTTAAACTTCGAATATGAAGGGCTACGAAAAGCAGCTTTAGCCAATAATTCAGGTATTTCGGACAAAGCCTTGTATGGTGCTGTAAGATAG
- the purB gene encoding adenylosuccinate lyase, producing MIPRYTRPEMGQIWSQENKYASWLEVEILATEAWAALGEVPKEDAQAIREKATFDAKRVEEIEKETRHDVVAFTRNVSESLGEERKWVHYGLTSTDVVDTAQGYQLKQANDLIRKDLDRFLQVLKARALEHKYTVTMGRTHGVHAEPTTFGLKVARWYSECKRNIQRFEAAARGVEAGKISGAVGTYANVPPFIETYVCEHLGINAQEISTQILPRDLHAEYISSLALIATMIENIATEVRSLQKSETREVEEFFAKGQKGSSAMPHKRNPIGSENMAGLARVVRGHVMTAYENVTLWHERDISHSSAERIILPDTTILVDYMLHRFANIMEKLTVFPENMKRNMDATHGLIYSQRVLLKLVDAGLSREAAYDLVQPLTAIAWDEGKHFKGLVEANEEITSHLDQAAIDDAFDYHYHIQKVEDIFEKLGLVED from the coding sequence ATGATACCTAGATATACCCGTCCTGAAATGGGGCAAATCTGGTCACAAGAAAATAAATATGCATCTTGGTTGGAAGTTGAAATTCTTGCAACAGAGGCATGGGCGGCCTTAGGTGAAGTCCCTAAAGAGGATGCGCAAGCCATTCGTGAGAAGGCCACTTTCGATGCAAAACGAGTGGAAGAAATTGAAAAAGAAACGCGCCATGATGTGGTTGCCTTTACCCGTAACGTGTCTGAATCACTGGGCGAGGAACGTAAATGGGTGCACTATGGTTTAACGTCTACTGATGTTGTGGATACAGCTCAAGGTTACCAATTAAAACAGGCAAATGATTTAATTCGTAAAGACTTAGACCGATTCTTGCAAGTGTTAAAAGCACGTGCGCTTGAACATAAATACACTGTTACAATGGGCCGTACCCACGGTGTTCACGCTGAACCAACGACTTTTGGTTTGAAAGTAGCGCGTTGGTATTCAGAATGTAAACGAAATATCCAACGTTTTGAAGCGGCTGCGCGCGGTGTTGAAGCAGGTAAAATTTCTGGTGCAGTAGGTACTTACGCCAATGTACCGCCATTTATTGAAACTTATGTATGTGAACACTTAGGCATTAACGCACAAGAGATTTCAACGCAAATCCTACCACGTGACCTACACGCTGAATATATTTCATCACTCGCTTTAATTGCTACAATGATTGAAAATATTGCGACCGAGGTCCGTTCATTACAAAAATCGGAAACGCGTGAAGTGGAAGAATTCTTTGCAAAAGGGCAAAAAGGTTCAAGCGCAATGCCACATAAGCGTAACCCAATCGGTTCAGAAAACATGGCTGGATTAGCCCGTGTCGTTCGTGGTCATGTCATGACTGCTTATGAAAACGTGACCTTATGGCATGAAAGAGATATCTCTCATTCATCGGCTGAACGTATTATCCTACCTGATACAACAATCTTAGTAGATTACATGTTACATCGTTTCGCAAACATCATGGAAAAACTAACCGTCTTCCCTGAAAATATGAAACGCAACATGGATGCTACTCACGGTTTAATCTACTCACAACGTGTATTGCTAAAATTGGTTGATGCAGGCTTATCACGTGAAGCAGCCTACGACTTAGTACAACCTCTAACTGCAATCGCTTGGGACGAAGGCAAGCACTTTAAAGGGCTTGTAGAAGCCAATGAAGAAATCACTAGTCACCTTGATCAAGCAGCTATTGATGACGCCTTTGACTACCATTACCACATCCAAAAAGTAGAGGATATTTTCGAAAAATTAGGACTAGTAGAAGATTAG
- a CDS encoding amino acid ABC transporter ATP-binding protein: MAETTATAKVIVNDLKKSFGKNEVLKGIDLTINQGEVVCIIGPSGSGKSTFLRCLNRLEDINGGEVLVDGTNIADKSIDINKARQNIGMVFQHFNLFPHLSVLENITLAPTELGKTQKDASKEQALSLLEQVGLADKAEAFPNSLSGGQKQRVAIARALAMNPDIMLFDEPTSALDPEMVGDVLNVMKDLAKEGMTMVVVTHEMGFAREVADRVIFMDGGYVVEEGKPEDIFSNPQHNRTKEFLDKVL, encoded by the coding sequence ATGGCTGAAACAACAGCAACTGCAAAAGTTATTGTAAATGATTTAAAGAAAAGCTTCGGTAAAAATGAGGTCCTTAAAGGGATCGACTTAACCATTAACCAAGGTGAGGTAGTTTGTATCATCGGACCATCAGGGTCTGGTAAATCAACATTCTTACGTTGTTTAAACCGTTTAGAAGACATTAACGGTGGTGAAGTTTTAGTAGATGGCACAAATATTGCCGACAAATCTATTGATATTAATAAAGCACGTCAAAATATCGGCATGGTGTTCCAACACTTTAACCTATTCCCACATTTAAGCGTTTTAGAGAATATTACCCTTGCCCCGACTGAATTAGGTAAGACACAAAAAGATGCCAGCAAAGAACAAGCTTTGTCTTTATTAGAGCAAGTAGGCTTAGCGGATAAAGCAGAAGCTTTTCCAAACTCTTTATCTGGTGGACAAAAACAACGTGTGGCTATCGCCCGCGCTTTAGCAATGAATCCTGACATCATGTTGTTTGATGAACCAACATCAGCACTTGACCCAGAGATGGTTGGTGACGTATTAAACGTAATGAAAGACCTTGCTAAAGAAGGTATGACCATGGTCGTTGTAACACATGAGATGGGCTTTGCCCGTGAAGTAGCTGATCGTGTGATCTTCATGGACGGCGGATACGTTGTCGAAGAAGGTAAACCTGAAGACATCTTCAGTAACCCACAACACAACCGTACAAAAGAATTTTTAGACAAAGTTTTATAA
- a CDS encoding helix-turn-helix domain-containing protein: MEALAVNTFQKHFSLSYHDERRTMMRKSYNSQEHLNLNEMDLEEYSSITSSLHYHDHYEILIYLGNQCQFIVNDTSYTLYNGDIMIIPPNVPHLMSSEEGINNTRYICMVPENLLNQYAMVNENQREDINQFYSEPGHYRLDKENLDKTINHLSKILTYSDEEVGDTAFVTAYHLYHSLMNVYHAKKIPSMSGDYKDDKHFSHIIYYIDQHFKESDLQLDRITQVFDISPYYLSKLFRKEMNQNFHEYLIEKRAEYAAQLINNLNNNKMSLQDVSIASGFGDYSTFYRSFKKVYNTSPKKYAQQNTQSIL, from the coding sequence TTGGAAGCATTAGCGGTTAATACATTTCAGAAACATTTCTCTCTTAGCTATCATGATGAGCGACGCACCATGATGCGTAAGTCCTATAATAGTCAGGAACATTTAAACCTTAATGAAATGGATCTTGAAGAATATTCTAGCATAACATCTTCTCTGCACTATCATGACCATTATGAAATTTTAATTTACTTAGGTAACCAATGTCAGTTCATCGTGAACGATACGAGCTATACCCTATACAACGGGGATATCATGATTATCCCACCTAACGTACCTCACTTAATGTCAAGTGAAGAAGGAATCAATAACACACGTTACATCTGTATGGTACCTGAAAACCTATTGAATCAATATGCAATGGTAAATGAAAACCAAAGGGAAGATATTAATCAATTTTACAGTGAACCTGGCCACTATCGTTTAGATAAAGAAAATCTTGATAAAACTATCAATCACTTATCAAAAATCTTGACTTATAGTGACGAAGAAGTTGGCGATACAGCATTCGTGACTGCTTACCACCTATACCATTCATTGATGAATGTCTATCATGCGAAGAAAATCCCGTCTATGTCTGGTGATTATAAGGATGACAAACACTTTAGTCACATCATCTACTATATCGACCAACACTTTAAAGAATCTGACTTACAATTAGACCGGATTACACAAGTATTTGATATTTCGCCCTATTATTTATCAAAATTATTCCGTAAAGAAATGAACCAAAATTTCCATGAATACTTAATTGAAAAACGTGCAGAATACGCGGCTCAATTAATCAATAATTTGAATAATAATAAGATGTCTTTACAGGATGTATCCATTGCATCAGGTTTCGGTGATTATTCTACTTTCTACCGTTCGTTCAAGAAAGTTTATAATACTTCCCCTAAAAAATATGCACAACAAAATACACAGTCTATTCTATAG
- the dapA gene encoding 4-hydroxy-tetrahydrodipicolinate synthase, producing MTIFKGSAVAIVTPYDNSLEQNINYDVFAELIEFQIENGTDAIVVAGTTGEASTQTDEEQVELVKFCVEKVNGRVPVIAGAGSNDTAHGIQLTKDCVAAGADAILSVTPYYLKTSQAGLLAHYSAIADAVKTTPIILYDVPGRTGMSIAPKTLAELKNIENIVAIKDATGDLANAVDARYHVGPDFDVYSGNDDTVIPLMSLGGQGVISVLANIAPKQVHEMTHYALNGDFKKAAEIQTTFKPLIDILFSEPNPIPIKKAMSMLGFDTGSVRLPLVAAQEETVAALEAEMKRLNLL from the coding sequence ATGACAATTTTTAAAGGTTCTGCGGTAGCCATCGTTACCCCTTACGATAATTCATTAGAACAAAATATCAATTACGATGTATTTGCGGAGTTGATTGAATTTCAAATTGAAAATGGTACAGATGCTATTGTCGTTGCCGGAACAACTGGTGAAGCTTCAACACAAACTGACGAAGAACAAGTTGAATTAGTAAAATTCTGCGTGGAAAAAGTCAATGGCCGTGTGCCCGTGATTGCTGGTGCTGGGTCTAATGATACTGCCCACGGGATCCAATTAACGAAAGACTGTGTAGCCGCAGGTGCAGATGCTATTCTTTCTGTAACGCCTTATTATTTAAAAACGAGCCAAGCTGGTTTATTGGCGCATTATAGTGCCATTGCAGATGCTGTAAAAACGACGCCTATTATCTTATATGATGTACCAGGACGTACAGGTATGTCTATTGCACCAAAAACATTGGCGGAACTTAAAAATATCGAAAACATTGTCGCGATTAAAGATGCAACTGGTGATTTAGCCAATGCAGTGGACGCGCGTTACCACGTTGGTCCTGATTTTGATGTGTACTCTGGAAACGACGATACGGTTATTCCATTAATGAGTTTGGGTGGCCAAGGGGTGATTTCTGTTTTGGCTAACATTGCACCAAAACAAGTACATGAAATGACTCATTATGCCTTAAATGGCGACTTTAAAAAAGCGGCTGAAATTCAAACGACTTTTAAACCGTTAATCGACATATTATTCAGTGAACCAAATCCAATTCCAATCAAAAAAGCTATGTCTATGCTTGGTTTCGATACAGGTTCAGTGCGTCTACCACTAGTCGCTGCCCAAGAGGAAACGGTGGCTGCACTAGAAGCTGAAATGAAACGATTGAATTTGCTATAG
- a CDS encoding ABC transporter ATP-binding protein encodes MTSVLTLQNVHKTFEAKTPNENHVLKGIDLKVEKGDFITIIGGDGAGKSTFLNAIAGSLLVDQGTIKIEDKDVTNLTANKRAGLVSRVFQDTRMGTASRLTIEENMAIADRRGHSFGFGRGVNNKQREQFKEALKLLDLSLENRLTAEVGLLSGGQRQALTLLMATLKKPKVLLLDEHTAALDPKTSDMVLKLTEEVIQRDQLTALMITHDMEQAIQMGNRLLMMDNGRILIDISGEEKKQLTVQQLLDMFKKQSGRALNDDALILG; translated from the coding sequence ATGACTAGCGTATTAACATTACAAAACGTACATAAAACATTTGAAGCTAAAACACCAAACGAAAACCACGTATTAAAAGGGATCGACCTAAAGGTAGAAAAAGGGGATTTCATCACCATTATTGGGGGGGACGGGGCCGGAAAATCGACTTTCCTAAATGCCATTGCCGGTTCGCTATTGGTAGACCAAGGGACTATTAAAATTGAAGATAAAGACGTGACTAACCTAACTGCCAACAAACGTGCAGGCCTAGTATCACGCGTATTCCAAGACACACGGATGGGCACTGCTAGCCGCTTAACTATCGAAGAAAACATGGCTATTGCAGACCGTCGCGGACACTCATTTGGATTTGGACGAGGGGTCAACAACAAGCAACGTGAACAATTTAAAGAAGCCTTGAAACTATTGGACTTAAGCTTGGAAAATAGATTAACTGCTGAAGTTGGATTGCTTTCTGGTGGACAACGTCAAGCATTAACATTATTGATGGCAACTTTGAAAAAGCCAAAAGTCTTACTATTAGATGAGCATACAGCAGCCTTAGACCCTAAAACGTCGGACATGGTTTTAAAATTAACTGAAGAAGTTATCCAACGGGACCAATTAACAGCCTTGATGATTACACATGATATGGAACAAGCCATACAAATGGGTAATCGCTTGTTGATGATGGACAATGGCCGCATCTTGATTGATATCTCTGGTGAAGAGAAGAAACAATTAACCGTACAACAATTATTAGACATGTTCAAAAAACAATCAGGACGTGCATTAAACGATGACGCTTTAATACTAGGGTGA
- a CDS encoding helix-turn-helix transcriptional regulator, producing the protein MPTGTLPFRIKLKKVDQQMVDIYNRSSFHRNELLIPLRPFSIELADKKIDVSVRQIVVLPEPIMRRLILPEKDCGPHVDDHKPTEEKIYAYILSLGEPYLDAIANNFVETPEVKHIFDEPHVFSFSFVTWQHLLQTLIQLQLELKRPEDNIQKKMIFSIVSTIFLELCRLSSASNQNRLEMSEREILAYEIKHFIVDSYRKDLTLQDIADKFDISTSTVNRVFQPYFHSTIYQFILDLRLGYAYTLIENGLSITESWQKAGFNDYSNFYRAFIKHYHIRPHQVPKKGDS; encoded by the coding sequence ATGCCAACTGGAACACTACCATTTCGAATCAAACTAAAAAAAGTTGATCAGCAAATGGTTGACATTTATAATCGTTCTTCTTTCCATCGAAACGAACTCTTGATTCCCCTTAGACCCTTCTCTATTGAGTTAGCCGACAAGAAAATTGACGTCTCTGTGCGTCAAATTGTTGTCTTACCTGAACCGATTATGAGACGGTTAATCTTACCGGAAAAAGACTGTGGTCCTCACGTTGACGACCACAAACCAACAGAAGAAAAGATATATGCCTATATTTTATCCCTAGGCGAACCTTACTTAGATGCCATTGCCAATAATTTTGTGGAAACACCTGAAGTTAAACACATTTTTGATGAACCCCATGTCTTCAGTTTCTCTTTCGTCACTTGGCAACATCTACTACAAACTTTGATTCAATTACAGTTGGAATTGAAACGACCTGAAGATAACATTCAAAAGAAAATGATCTTTAGTATTGTATCGACCATATTCCTTGAATTGTGTCGACTTTCTTCTGCTTCAAACCAAAACCGATTAGAGATGTCTGAAAGAGAAATTTTAGCCTACGAAATTAAACATTTTATTGTTGATTCCTACCGAAAAGACCTAACCCTTCAAGACATCGCAGACAAGTTCGACATTTCAACGTCAACTGTCAACCGGGTATTCCAGCCTTACTTCCATTCAACCATTTACCAATTCATCTTGGACTTGCGGTTGGGCTATGCCTATACCCTGATTGAAAATGGTTTGTCTATAACGGAGTCATGGCAAAAAGCTGGCTTTAATGATTATAGTAACTTCTATAGAGCCTTTATTAAGCATTATCATATTAGACCGCATCAGGTACCAAAAAAAGGAGACTCATAA
- a CDS encoding ABC transporter permease produces MSVILGSISEGLLWGLLAMGVYLTYRILNVADMTVEGSFSLGAALVSRLIFEFAMEPWMATLLSFVIGAGAGLITGLLHTKLKVPALIASIITMTGLYSINLRILGQANLPLLSQSTLVTQMRQLIEDKTLAVIVIGLIIVVAIVALLKWFFDTQIGLAIRATGDNYMMSEANGINTDWTKIIGFMVANGLVGLSGGLLAQNNGYADVNMGVGAMVIGLASVVIGEAIGKNLTFVKRLLAIVLGSIIYRLLLLLVLELNFNPNDVRLFSALILAVALGVPAVRQHGKKVVKNSITSKEA; encoded by the coding sequence ATGAGTGTTATTTTAGGCAGTATATCAGAAGGGTTGTTATGGGGATTATTGGCGATGGGGGTTTACTTAACATACCGAATCCTAAATGTGGCCGATATGACAGTTGAAGGGTCGTTTTCTTTAGGGGCAGCCTTGGTATCACGGTTAATTTTTGAATTTGCCATGGAACCTTGGATGGCCACCTTACTATCATTTGTCATTGGGGCAGGTGCTGGACTAATCACTGGTTTATTACATACGAAATTGAAAGTGCCAGCTTTGATTGCATCCATTATTACGATGACTGGTTTGTACTCTATTAACTTACGTATTTTAGGTCAAGCCAACTTGCCATTATTAAGTCAAAGTACTTTGGTCACTCAAATGCGTCAATTAATTGAAGACAAGACTTTAGCAGTTATCGTTATTGGTTTAATCATTGTTGTAGCCATCGTGGCCTTACTTAAATGGTTCTTCGATACGCAAATTGGTTTAGCCATCCGTGCCACAGGTGATAACTACATGATGAGTGAAGCCAACGGGATCAATACTGACTGGACAAAGATTATCGGCTTCATGGTAGCCAACGGATTAGTTGGTTTATCAGGTGGTTTATTAGCGCAAAACAACGGCTATGCAGATGTCAACATGGGTGTTGGGGCAATGGTTATCGGTTTAGCCTCAGTAGTCATTGGTGAAGCCATCGGGAAAAACCTCACCTTTGTTAAACGCTTATTAGCGATTGTTTTAGGGTCAATCATTTACCGATTACTATTACTATTGGTATTAGAATTAAACTTCAATCCAAACGATGTACGTCTATTCTCAGCCTTAATCCTAGCCGTAGCGCTTGGGGTACCAGCTGTTCGTCAACACGGTAAAAAAGTTGTGAAAAATTCAATCACAAGTAAAGAAGCATAG